Proteins encoded in a region of the Phoenix dactylifera cultivar Barhee BC4 chromosome 3, palm_55x_up_171113_PBpolish2nd_filt_p, whole genome shotgun sequence genome:
- the LOC103714367 gene encoding protein DETOXIFICATION 44, chloroplastic isoform X2: MKSLWLQNAGNQRTEFFPIPHAAMAGTGLFLRPLITSLRPTTSNFPPPRRNPIPSRLRFQKPPRFASSDEQTPTSHTQPKFKPPIRNPIGASLLSSIPRFLDRIRGDQIGLEIASVALPVVLALAADPIASLVDTAFVGHLGSVELAAVGVSVSVFNLVSKLFNIPLLNVTTSFVAEQQALDSSMQNDANSVETRDKVLGLKLKGRGDSDGRKFLPAVSTSLALAAGIGLAEAIGLFLGSGLLINTMGIPVDSPMHIPAEQFLTLRAYGAPPMVIALAAQGTFRGFMDTKTPLYAVGAGNLLNALLDPILIFIFGLGVGGAAIATVISETIASLFTMTLATSLAAREGPIPMAGHQICLQVWLAVSLLNDALALAGQALLAREFSQRNYEQARVIIYRVLQIGATTGIALAIILFFGFGHFSYLFTTDSAVLDVARSGVLFVAVSQPVNALAFVIDGLYYGVSDFAYAAYSMVLVGLVSSIFLLVAAHMFGLAGVWTGLFLFMSLRTAAGFWRLGTKTGPWKMVWSEMETQIMEK; encoded by the exons ATGAAAAGCTTATGGTTGCAGAATGCCGGCAACCAACGGACCGAGTTCTTTCCCATCCCCCACGCAGCCATGGCGGGAACCGGTCTCTTCCTCCGCCCGCTCATCACTTCCCTCCGCCCGACAACGTCAAACTTCCCGCCACCCAGGCGCAACCCCATCCCTTCCCGCCTCCGCTTCCAAAAGCCGCCGAGATTTGCCTCCTCGGACGAACAAACGCCGACCTCCCACACCCAGCCCAAATTCAAGCCTCCAATCCGAAACCCCATCGGTGCATCACTCCTCTCGTCAATCCCACGCTTTCTCGATCGTATTAG GGGTGATCAAattggcttggagatagcgagTGTTGCGTTGCCGGTGGTACTGGCTCTCGCCGCTGATCCCATTGCATCGCTTGTCGACACCGCCTTCGTAGGCCATCTGG GATCCGTTGAGTTGGCAGCAGTGGGTGTCTCGGTTTCGGTATTCAATCTGGTTTCCAAATTGTTTAACATACCCTTGCTTAATGTTACTACATCTTTTGTTGCCGAACAGCAGGCATTGGACAGTAGCATGCAGAACGATGCAAATAGTGTTGAAACAA GGGACAAAGTTCTGGGGTTGAAATTGAAGGGCAGGGGTGATTCAGATGGCAGGAAATTTCTTCCAGCAGTGTCAACATCATTGGCTTTGGCTGCTGGTATTGGACTTGCAGAAGCGATAGGATTATTCTTGGGCTCAGGGCTCCTGATAAATACCATGGGTATACCTGTT GACTCACCAATGCACATACCAGCTGAGCAGTTTCTTACTCTAAGAGCATATGGTGCTCCACCTATGGTAATAGCACTTGCAGCGCAAGGCACGTTTCGTGGATTTATGGATACAAAGACACCATTATATGCTGTAG GAGCTGGCAACTTACTGAATGCTCTATTGGATCCCATATTGATATTTATCTTTGGTCTCGGCGTGGGTGGTGCTGCAATAGCTACTGTTATTTCTGA AACTATTGCGTCTCTCTTTACTATGACACTGGCAACATCCTTGGCTGCAAGGGAAGGGCCAATTCCTATGGCTGGTCACCAGATTTGCTTGCAAGTATGGTTGGCAGTCTCCCTGCTTAATGATGCTTTAGCGCTTGCCGGTCAG GCTTTACTTGCACGTGAATTCTCCCAGAGGAATTATGAACAAGCCCGTGTTATAATATACAGGGTTCTACAG ATTGGGGCCACAACTGGAATAGCACTGGCTATCATATTGTTCTTTGGGTTTGGGCATTTTTCGTATTTATTTACCACTGATTCAGCTGTTCTGGACGTTGCTAGATCTGGAGTCTTG TTTGTCGCTGTATCGCAGCCAGTCAATGCCCTTGCTTTTGTAATTGATGGGCTCTATTATGGTGTCTCAGACTTTGCATATGCTGCATACTCGATG GTGCTGGTGGGATTGGTCTCATCAATATTTCTGTTGGTTGCTGCTCACATGTTTGGTCTCGCTGGAGTCTGGACAGGGTTGTTTCTTTTCATGAGCTTGCGAACAGCTGCTGGATTTTGGAG
- the LOC103714367 gene encoding protein DETOXIFICATION 44, chloroplastic isoform X1, whose amino-acid sequence MKSLWLQNAGNQRTEFFPIPHAAMAGTGLFLRPLITSLRPTTSNFPPPRRNPIPSRLRFQKPPRFASSDEQTPTSHTQPKFKPPIRNPIGASLLSSIPRFLDRIRGDQIGLEIASVALPVVLALAADPIASLVDTAFVGHLGSVELAAVGVSVSVFNLVSKLFNIPLLNVTTSFVAEQQALDSSMQNDANSVETRDKVLGLKLKGRGDSDGRKFLPAVSTSLALAAGIGLAEAIGLFLGSGLLINTMGIPVDSPMHIPAEQFLTLRAYGAPPMVIALAAQGTFRGFMDTKTPLYAVGAGNLLNALLDPILIFIFGLGVGGAAIATVISEYLIAFILLWKLNAKVVLLSPDIFRGGFVRYLKSGGLLISRTIASLFTMTLATSLAAREGPIPMAGHQICLQVWLAVSLLNDALALAGQALLAREFSQRNYEQARVIIYRVLQIGATTGIALAIILFFGFGHFSYLFTTDSAVLDVARSGVLFVAVSQPVNALAFVIDGLYYGVSDFAYAAYSMVLVGLVSSIFLLVAAHMFGLAGVWTGLFLFMSLRTAAGFWRLGTKTGPWKMVWSEMETQIMEK is encoded by the exons ATGAAAAGCTTATGGTTGCAGAATGCCGGCAACCAACGGACCGAGTTCTTTCCCATCCCCCACGCAGCCATGGCGGGAACCGGTCTCTTCCTCCGCCCGCTCATCACTTCCCTCCGCCCGACAACGTCAAACTTCCCGCCACCCAGGCGCAACCCCATCCCTTCCCGCCTCCGCTTCCAAAAGCCGCCGAGATTTGCCTCCTCGGACGAACAAACGCCGACCTCCCACACCCAGCCCAAATTCAAGCCTCCAATCCGAAACCCCATCGGTGCATCACTCCTCTCGTCAATCCCACGCTTTCTCGATCGTATTAG GGGTGATCAAattggcttggagatagcgagTGTTGCGTTGCCGGTGGTACTGGCTCTCGCCGCTGATCCCATTGCATCGCTTGTCGACACCGCCTTCGTAGGCCATCTGG GATCCGTTGAGTTGGCAGCAGTGGGTGTCTCGGTTTCGGTATTCAATCTGGTTTCCAAATTGTTTAACATACCCTTGCTTAATGTTACTACATCTTTTGTTGCCGAACAGCAGGCATTGGACAGTAGCATGCAGAACGATGCAAATAGTGTTGAAACAA GGGACAAAGTTCTGGGGTTGAAATTGAAGGGCAGGGGTGATTCAGATGGCAGGAAATTTCTTCCAGCAGTGTCAACATCATTGGCTTTGGCTGCTGGTATTGGACTTGCAGAAGCGATAGGATTATTCTTGGGCTCAGGGCTCCTGATAAATACCATGGGTATACCTGTT GACTCACCAATGCACATACCAGCTGAGCAGTTTCTTACTCTAAGAGCATATGGTGCTCCACCTATGGTAATAGCACTTGCAGCGCAAGGCACGTTTCGTGGATTTATGGATACAAAGACACCATTATATGCTGTAG GAGCTGGCAACTTACTGAATGCTCTATTGGATCCCATATTGATATTTATCTTTGGTCTCGGCGTGGGTGGTGCTGCAATAGCTACTGTTATTTCTGA GTACTTGATAGCTTTTATTCTTCTTTGGAAGCTCAATGCAAAAGTAGTACTTCTATCTCCTGATATTTTCAGGGGTGGATTTGTTCGTTATTTGAAATCTG GTGGTCTCTTAATTAGCAGAACTATTGCGTCTCTCTTTACTATGACACTGGCAACATCCTTGGCTGCAAGGGAAGGGCCAATTCCTATGGCTGGTCACCAGATTTGCTTGCAAGTATGGTTGGCAGTCTCCCTGCTTAATGATGCTTTAGCGCTTGCCGGTCAG GCTTTACTTGCACGTGAATTCTCCCAGAGGAATTATGAACAAGCCCGTGTTATAATATACAGGGTTCTACAG ATTGGGGCCACAACTGGAATAGCACTGGCTATCATATTGTTCTTTGGGTTTGGGCATTTTTCGTATTTATTTACCACTGATTCAGCTGTTCTGGACGTTGCTAGATCTGGAGTCTTG TTTGTCGCTGTATCGCAGCCAGTCAATGCCCTTGCTTTTGTAATTGATGGGCTCTATTATGGTGTCTCAGACTTTGCATATGCTGCATACTCGATG GTGCTGGTGGGATTGGTCTCATCAATATTTCTGTTGGTTGCTGCTCACATGTTTGGTCTCGCTGGAGTCTGGACAGGGTTGTTTCTTTTCATGAGCTTGCGAACAGCTGCTGGATTTTGGAG